Genomic DNA from Halomonas sp. BDJS001:
GACATTACAGACTCCTAGCGCGCAGCGCCCAAGGCGCTGCGCATGGAAAAGCGTGTTTAAAAATGCCTTAAGCGGCGCGGATGCCGCTATGGCGCAAGAGTGGCTCTACGCTCGGCTCACGGCCACGAAAGGCGATAAACAGGTCAGCGGCGTCACGGGCGCCGCCCTGCTCAAGAATTTCACGGCGAAAGCGCTGTCCCGTTTCAGGATCAAAGATACCGGCCTCTTCAAAGGCACTCCAAGCATCTGCCGAGAGCACTTCCGCCCATTTGTAGCTGTAGTAGCCAGCAGCGTAGCCACCCGCAAATACGTGTCCAAAGCTATTTTGGAAGCGGTTGAAAGGCACTTTAGGCAGTACAGACACTGCCTCACGCACCTCATCTAACAAGGCTTGCACGTCGCTGGCGCTGGGAGCACTGACTTCATGATGCAGGCGCAGATCAAACAGCGAGAACTCGATTTGACGCATCATACCCATGGCCGACTGGAAATTCTTGGCCGCCTGGAGTCGCTCAAGCAGCTCTGCTGGCAGTGGTTCACCGCTATCCACGTGCTTGGCAAGTAGGTCTAACCCTTCGCGTTCCCAGCAGTAGTTCTCCATAAATTGGCTGGGCAGCTCGACAGCATCCCAGGCCACGCCATTAATGCCGGAAATATCGGCGATCTGCTGCTGGGTCAGCATATGGTGCAGACCATGGCCAAATTCATGGAATAGAGTGGTGACTTCGTCGTGGGTGAGCAGTGCAGGGCGGCCACTTACCGGGGCAGTGAAGTTGCAGGTAAGGAAGGCGACCGGCAGTTGTAGACCCTGCTCGGTTTGGCGGCGTACTCGACAGTCGGCCATCCAGGCGCCGCCACGCTTGCCTTCCCGAGCGTAGAGATCGAGATAAAAACCGGCTATCGGCAAGCCGTTTTCGGTGATGCGGAAATAGCGCACGTCATCATGATAGCGGGGTGCCTCGGTATCCTCTTCAAAGCGCACGCCGTAAAGGCGTTCAACCACCTGAAACAAGCCATCGACGACCTGGGGAGCCGGAAAATAAGGCCGCAACTGCTCCTGGGAGATCGAATGGCGCGCTTCGCGAAGCTTTTCACTGGCATAGGCAACGTCCCATGGCTCCAGCGTCGCCAGGCCGAGTTCATTTCTGGCATAGGTAGCGAGTTCTGCAAACTCCTCTTTCGCCTGAGGCAGCGCACGGCGGGCTAAGTCGTTGAGAAAGTCGAGTACCTGCCCGGGGGATTCCGCCATTTTGGTGGCAAGAGAGTAATCGGCGTAGGTGGCAAAACCGAGCAGTTGGGCCATTTCACTGCGCAGCGCCAGGATCTCTTCCATGATCTCAGCGTTATCGAATTTACCCGCATCTGGGCCTTCATCAGACGCACGGGTAACAAAGGCTGTATACACCTCCCGGCGCAGCTCGCGGTTGTCAGCGTAGCTAACCACAGGGAAGAAGCTGGGGAAATCCAAGGTAATCCGGTAGCCCGCAACGCCTTTCGCTTCGGCGGTGGCTTTTAGTGTATCGAGCGCGCTCTCCGGCACCCCTGCTAACGTCTCTTGGCTATCGATGTCCTTGTGCCAAGCTTGAGTGGCATCCAGCACGTTATTGGAGAACTGATTTGACAGCAGTGATAGCCGCGACTGAATCTCGCCGTAGCGCACTTTCTTTTCCACGGGAAGGTCGACACCGGCGAGTCGGAAATCACGCAGGGCATGCTCAACAGTGCGCCGCTGAGCGGCGTTTAGGGTTTCCCAGGCCGGGCCTTCTTGCAAAGCTTGCCAGCCATGAAATAACCCTTCGTGCTGGCCTACCCAGGTGCCAAACTCAGAGAGTTTCTCAAGGCATGCCTGGTACGCTTCACGTAATGCCGGGGAGTTCATAGTGCCATTGAGGTGCGAGACCGGTGACCACGCCTTGGTGAGCCGGTCATTCACTGCTTCAAGGGGCGCTGCAAAAGTGTCCCAGCTAGGTGGGGTAGCGGCTGCCTGCTCGGCGAGGCGGTCAATGGCCTCTCGGCTTTCGCTTAGCAGCGTCTCCACGGCAGGCTCCACGTGCTCGGCGCGAATCTCGCCAAAGGGGGGGAGTTCGTGGCTTTCAAGCAGCGGATTGGTGGTGGAGGACTCGGGATTGGAGGACATAGGCACCTCGGGTAGCAGGCTTTTTAAAAACCTGGTTCTAAAACACTGGTTCTAAAGACCTGGTTCTAAAAATACAGGTGTTAAAACGTCAGGAGTGCGCAAAATAGCGCAATAATAATGACACAGTGCGGGCGGTGGAGCCGTGTTTCAATGTTAGCTTCAACAACTATGTTGAATGTCGGGTTTTACGGTCAAGGTTTGGCCTGCACGCAAGCGCCTGCTAGTCTTGCCGCCTTTTAATGCCACCAATGGCAGGAGCATGTGATGAGCGAAACGCTGGAGCGCTGGGGGTCAAAGCGGGCCTTTATCCTGGCGGTAACAGGTGCTGCGGTGGGGTTAGGTAATATTTGGCGCTTCCCTTACGTGGCCGGAGAGAACGGCGGTGCGGCCTTTTTGCTAATTTATGTGGCCTTTGTACTTCTATTGGGTATTCCCGTGATGATGGCGGAGATACTGATTGGGCGTGCTGGTCGGCGCGGGCCGATGCAAGCCTTGGGTGCCCTGGCGGCTGAGGCGGGGGCTTCACCTCACTGGCGCTGGCTGGGCCTTTTCGGTGCGTTCACTGTGTTCTGTATTTTGTCGTTCTACTCTGTGGTGTCTGGATGGTCGATTGAGTTTTTGGTCGCTTCTGTTAACGGCAACTTTAATGGTGCCAGTGCCGCTGAGATTGGCGCTGGTTTTGATGCTTTTTTGGCCAACCCAGGGCTGCTGATCTTTAATCACTCGCTGTTTCTGTTTATGACCATGACCGTGGTGGCGGCAGGCGTTGCCAAGGGGCTCGAGCGGCTCAATAACCTGTTAATGCCGCTGC
This window encodes:
- the prlC gene encoding oligopeptidase A; its protein translation is MSSNPESSTTNPLLESHELPPFGEIRAEHVEPAVETLLSESREAIDRLAEQAAATPPSWDTFAAPLEAVNDRLTKAWSPVSHLNGTMNSPALREAYQACLEKLSEFGTWVGQHEGLFHGWQALQEGPAWETLNAAQRRTVEHALRDFRLAGVDLPVEKKVRYGEIQSRLSLLSNQFSNNVLDATQAWHKDIDSQETLAGVPESALDTLKATAEAKGVAGYRITLDFPSFFPVVSYADNRELRREVYTAFVTRASDEGPDAGKFDNAEIMEEILALRSEMAQLLGFATYADYSLATKMAESPGQVLDFLNDLARRALPQAKEEFAELATYARNELGLATLEPWDVAYASEKLREARHSISQEQLRPYFPAPQVVDGLFQVVERLYGVRFEEDTEAPRYHDDVRYFRITENGLPIAGFYLDLYAREGKRGGAWMADCRVRRQTEQGLQLPVAFLTCNFTAPVSGRPALLTHDEVTTLFHEFGHGLHHMLTQQQIADISGINGVAWDAVELPSQFMENYCWEREGLDLLAKHVDSGEPLPAELLERLQAAKNFQSAMGMMRQIEFSLFDLRLHHEVSAPSASDVQALLDEVREAVSVLPKVPFNRFQNSFGHVFAGGYAAGYYSYKWAEVLSADAWSAFEEAGIFDPETGQRFRREILEQGGARDAADLFIAFRGREPSVEPLLRHSGIRAA